Part of the Phacochoerus africanus isolate WHEZ1 chromosome 8, ROS_Pafr_v1, whole genome shotgun sequence genome is shown below.
CCACTTATACTCAAGGTGAGGAGATTTTACAGAAGTGAAGGTCAGTGGGGGTCATCTTAGATTTCCGTTTACCACATGGAAccacagaaaatgagaaaggtaCTAGACAGAGGATAAAGGAAAATGGGTTTCTGACATAGGCCAAGGAAGGAATTTGCTGTCCATTTGTACAACCCAGgaccatttctttttaatctcaatCTAGGACACTTTCCATTCTAATCcttatttgtgatatttttcctGAAAGGTGGAGAAGATATGGACTGGTAGGTGGAATGGGAGTGAATGTGGAATTCCTTTCAAGTTGAGAGGCTTAACCTCTAGGTTTTTTAAGGAGAGAGGTGATCTAACCTATATCAGTTAGGATCTAGTTCTGCCATGAATGGTAGATATCCTTCATGGGAGTTTTTCCCTCCCTATAGAGATAGATAACGGCAACAATATATAATGGAGAGGGCCCTCTTTattttctgggctgcagtttAAGATCTTAAACCAGATCATCAGTTCTTAAAGGTGCTCAGAGTCATTAAAATTTcattctgtggagttcccttccctgcattgccatggctgtgatgttggccagcagctgcagctccagttacagcccctagcctgggaacctccatatgccctccatatgccacagccctagaaagccaaaaagccCCCGCCAAAAAAATTTTGATTCTGTGACTTGAGAAAGGGATATTAGAGAATCCAGGATCTCTCtcaaggttttaaaaatagtttgacagaggagttccattcatggctcagcagaaatgaatctgactagtatccatgaggacgcaggttcaatccctggcctccatcagtgggttaaggatccagggttgccatgagctgtagtgtaggtcatagacatggcttggatctggcatgtctgttgctgtggtgttggccagcagctacagctctgatttgagccctagttTGGGTaccaccatatgctgttggtgtggccctaaaaagaccaaaaaaaaaaaaagtgtgacagAAAAGCGAATGTAGACATGGTAATATTTGAAGAAGAAGGTATGAGAAGGAGGATGATCTTGAATTTAGCTTATTTGGCCACTGGGTCTTTTTGGTGGAACATACAGTAGTACTCTTTTGCAAAACATGACTTTTTCTAGCTTAATccctttttaataataaaagaagctGAAGATTGGAGACATGTGACTTGTAAGGAACTAGACCATTGGTATCCTAACAAATTGCATAATATGATATAAGGCTATCATTTGTAGGTCAGAGCACAGAGGGCTTGGAGAAAATCtgttaagttttaaaatcattcatatgttggagttcctgtcgtggctcagtgggttaacgaacctgacttagtatccatgaggacgcgggttcaatcccaggccttgctcagtgggttaaggatccggcgttgccgtgagctgtggtgaaagtcgcagatgcggctcggatcctgggttgctgtggctctggctcaggcataggccggtggctacagctccaattggacccctagcctggggacctccatatacctccggtgcagccctaaaaagaccaaaaaaaaaaaaaaaacaaaaaaaaaaacagaaaaaaccatATGTTCTCAACAAGTTACTTTTAACCCTTTTGGaagactctttgacataaattgcaaagAATGTCTGTTCTTTCTTAAACACTCTAATCTGGTTGAAATGGTAAAATTTGTGAAATCACTAAGgacacttttcaaaaaataatatcaattaCTACTACTACCATTATATATTCAGAACAGATATGAGAAGTTACTTACTAAAGGAGTagtaaataaattagaattaagATATGGAATGTGAAGCTGAACTTTGAAGAAACTGATGTGTATGAATAATTTGATGGGTTTTTAAACCAGGATGCTAAATAAGTAGTTTGGCACATTGTAAAGAGGGCACATGTGATAGAGCCAACTCAGTTAAACTTCAGTGTTAATATAGGCTGTAAAGTAGTTAATTTGTTCTCAGGTGCTGGGAAAAGATTGCTTCaagtttaaattctttttttttgtcttttgtttttgttgttgttgttgttgttattgctatttcttgggccgctcccgcggcatatggaggttcccaggctaggggttgaatcggagctgtagccaccggcctacgccagagccacaacaactcgggatccgagccgcgtctgcaacctacaccacagctcatggcaacgctggatcgttaacccactgagcatgggcagggaccgaacccgcaacctcatgattcctagtcggattcgttaaccactgcgccacgacgggaactcctcaagtttaaATTCTTGCTCCGTTGTTCACTAGCTGGTGACATTGGGCAGTTAACTTTTTGGGCCCTGGTTTCTTCAACTATAATATGAGGATAATATATGCAAAAAGTTTATTTAGAATAGTGCCTAGGATGTGGTAAACGATCTTTAAATTGATGGTGGTTATTTCTTTGTGTGCTCAGCATTTAGAATGGTACCTAACAGAGTAATTGCTTAGCAAATTGACTTCTAGTTTGAACAGTAGAATTTATCCTCAGGTATTTTCCTGGGTATTCTGTTGAATACTTACTATTTGCCAATATTGTAGTAATCACTTTATGTTACCTTATTCATTCTTATAACACTAGGAGGAAAATCTAATACTGCCAATGCAGttaccattttacaaatgaggaaacaggcttagagGAGTTAAGAACTTGTCACTGGAGTGAAGCTGGGTTCAAAGTCAGTCAAAGTCTGACTCAAAATTCTCTGTTCTTAAGTACTACATTTTAAGTCACCCTAACATAGgatcctgcttttctttgttcatattattttcacatattcTTTTAGCTTCTCatatgaaagactttttttttttttttttttggtctttttagggccacaccctcgacatatggaggttcccaggctaggggtttaatcggagctgtagctgctggcctacaccacagccacagcaataccagatctgagccgcctcttcaacctacaccacagcttacggcaatgctggatccttgacccactgatcgaggccagggatcgaatctgcaacctcatggttcctagtcagattcgtttcccctgtgccacaatgggaactctgaaagaagtATCTTGAATGCACTAGCCTTTTATCACGTATCACCAGATTTTTGACTAGTTTCTGAGAACCTGCTGCTATAGAGaaattttcattctcttgtttTTCCATGGGAAGCTGAGATTTAGTACAACTGTATCGTAGAGTGCCAGTTCTTTTAGGAGGAAATAGAATCATTCATTTAAGCCTTGAAGTTTTGAAAACACCCGGTTGTTCATGACatgagttttttaaattgaattcaaTCTTAGACTCACTTTTATACATGTGTTTCTTCTTGTATCCATTTAAATCCTATCCTTCCTACCCAGCCTGAGACAATTCATTTTTGAATCCTTTAGTCCCCTTATTTATCCTGAGTTCCTCTCAATTCATGTGCctttattatttatacatttggCACCTAGATAAGTTCCTTGAGGGTTAAGAACTGCTTTAATATGCAGTGCCTTATGAAGTTGGATACTCTATAAATGTACATTGTTGTTGTTCATGATTGTAACAAGTAATCCAGTCCTTTGCATTTTGAGACAAGTAGGATCTAAATGTAACTTTCAGGAAGAAAGATTTTTGATAAAACTTAAGAACATTAAAAGTTTTaagaagtgtgtgtgtctgtgaaagTTATGTAATgtttccagaatgggagaaagaaaaaacctcttCTTCCCTGTTTTTCTTACAGGCACAAGATGCTGGTCTTGGGGTATCAATTTTACTATGCGTCAGAGCTCTTCAACTCAGATCAAGTGAGGACGAAGAAATGAAGGCATCAGTTTGTAAAACAATTGCTTGTCTCTTACCAGAAGACTTAGAAGTTAGACGAGCCTGTCAGCTTACAGAATTCTTAATTGAACCCAGTTTGGATGGATTTAATATGTTGGAAGAACTATATTCCCAACCAGATCAAAAATTTGATGAAGAAAATGCACCAGTTCCAAATTCTCTCCGATGTGAGCTTTTATTAGCTTTAAAAGCTCACTGGCCTTTTGATCCTGAATTTTGGGACTGGAAAACTTTAAAACGACACTGCCACCAACTTTTAGGACAAGAAGCCTCGGATTCTGATGATGATCTAAGTGGCTATGAAATGTCTATTAATGACACAGATGTTTTAGAGTCATTTCTCAGTGACTATGAGGACGGTAAAGAAGATAAACAATATAGAAGGAGAGATATGACAGATCAGCATaaggagaaaagagacaaaaaacccaTTGGTTCTTCTGAAAGATATCAGAGGTGGcttcaatataaatttttctgTTTGCTATGTAAGCGGGAATGTATAGAGGCCAGGATTCTTCATCATTCTAAGATGCATATGGAAGATGGGATTTATACCTGTCCAGTTTgtataaaaaaattcaagagaaaagaaatatttgtgcctcatgtgatggaacatgttaAAATGCCACCAAGCAGAAGAGACCGCTCTAGAAAGAAATTACTGTTGAAAAGCTCTCAAAAGGGAATTTGTCCCAAGAGCCCCTCCACAACCCTGGAGCAAAGTCAATCATTGAATGAAGCCAAAGGAGAGTCGCATGAATATGTCACATTCAGCAAATTAGAAGATTGCCACCTTCAAGACAGAGATTTGTACCCATGTCCTGGCACAGACTGTTCCCGTGTGTTTAAGCAATTTAAATACTTAAGTGTGCATCTTAAAGCTGAACAccaaaataatgatgaaaatgcCAAGCACTACTTGGATatgaaaaatagaagagagaagtGTACTTATTGTCGTCGACATTTCATGTCTGCTTTTCACCTGCGAGAACATGAACAAGTGCATTGTGGTCCTCAGCcttatatgtgtgtatctatagATTGTTATGCTAGGTTTGGATCAGTGAACGAACTGCTtaaccataaacaaaaacatgATGATCTGCGTTATAAATGTGAATTAAATGGCTGTAATATTGTTTTCAGTGACTTGGGACAGCTTTACCACCACGAAGCACAACATTTTAGGGATGCGTCTTATACATGCAACTTTGTTGGCtgtaaaaagttttattattccAAAATCGAATACCAGAATCACCTCTCAGTGCACAATGTTGATAATTCAAATGGAGATGTAAAGAAATCAGTGAAACTTGAGGAGCCTGCAGCAAGTGAAAAGCAAGATTGTATTGCTCAGACCCATCTACTTAACCAAGCTGATAAATCACATTTACCAGAGGATCTTCTTTTCTGTGCAGGATCAGCTAGTTCTCAAATAGAAACtgcagaaaatctgaaagaaaacagTGACAGTAATTCCAGTGATCAGTTAAGTCACAGCTCTTCAGCTTCCATGAATGAAGAGTTAATTGACACACTGGATCACTCTGAAACCATGCAGGATATATTATTATCTCATGAGAAAGTCTTTGTGCCCtccagtttaaaagaaaaatgttccagTGTGGCAGTTTGTTTTGATGGGACTAAGTTTACTTGTGGTTTTGATGGCTGTGGTTCCACGTACAAAAATGCAAAAGGCATGCAGAAGCATCTAAGGAAGGTTCATCCATACCATTTCAAACccaaaaagataaagacaaaagatCTCTTTCCCTGTTTGGGTAATGAACATAATCAAACAACTGAAAAGTTTGATGCAGAACCTAAACCCAGCTCAGATACAAACAGTGACTCTCCAGATGAAGGTCTGGATCACAATATTCATACTAAATGCAAACGAGAACACCAAGGTTATTCCTCAGAAGCTTCCATTTGTGCTTCTAAAAGGCCATGTACAGAGGATACCATGTTGGAACTTCTGTTACGCTTGAAACATTTAAGCTTGAAAAACTCAATAACACATGGATCTTTCTCAGGGTCATTGCAGGGGTACCCATCAAGTGGTGCTAAGTCTCTTCAAGCAGTTTCATCTATTTCAGACCTTAATTTTCAGAATCAAGATGAAAATATGCCAAGTCAGTATCTTGCACAGTTGGCAGCCAAGCCTTTTTTCTGTGAGCTTCAAGGATGCAAATATGAATTTGTGACCAGAGAGGCTTTGTTAATGCATTATCTTAAAAAGCAtaattattcaaaagaaaaagtcCTTCAGTTAACCATGTTTCAACATCGATATTCCCCTTTCCAGTGTCATATCTGCCAAAGGTCATTTACAAGAAAGACACACCTTAggattcattataaaaataaacatcaaattgGCAGTGACAGAGTAACTCAAAAACTATTAGATAATGAAAAATGTGATCACGAAGGCCCATGCTCAGTAGACAGGTTGAAAGGTGATTGTTCTGCAGAACTTGGACCTGATCCCAACAGTAATTCTGAGAAGCCACACTGTCATTCTAAAAAGGATGAATGCAGTTCAGAAACCGATTTGGAGTCATCCTGcgaagaaacagaaagtaaaacatCTGATATTTCATCACCAATAAGTGGCCatagagaagaaggagaaggaagagaggggagaggtAGCAGAAGAACTGTTGCTAAAGGAAATCTCTGTTATATTTTGAATAAGTACCACAAACCATTCCATTGTATCCACAAAACTTGCAACTCCTCATTCACCAATCTGAAAGGCTTGATTCGCCATTACAGGACTGTGCATCAGTATAACAAAGAGCAGTTATGcttagagaaagacaaagcaaGAACCAAAAGGGAACTTGTCAAATGTAAAAAGATATTTGCTTGCAAATATAAGGAATGTAACAAACGCTTCCTGTGCTCCAAAGCTCTTGCTAAGCACTGCAGTGACTCTCATAACCTAGACCACATTGAAGAGCCAAAAGTGCTTTCCGAAGCTGAATCGGCGGCCAGGTTTTCATGTAACCAGCCTCAGTGCCCTGCTGTATTTTATACATTCAGCAAGTTGAAGCACCACTTGATGGAACAGCATAATATCGAAGGAGAAATACATTCAGATTATGAAATTCATTGTGATCTCAATGGCTGTGGCCAGATTTTCACACATCGCAGTAATTATTCTCAACATGTGTATTATCGACATAAGGACTATTATGATGACCTGTTTAGAAGCCAGAAAGTGGCAAATGAAAGGCTACTAAGGAGCGAAAAGGTGTGTCAAACGGCTCACACTCAGGGCCACGAGCATCAGACTACCAGGAAATCATTTAATGCTAATAAGGCTAAAAAATGTGGCttaatcaaagaaaagaaagctccAATTAGTTTTAAAACAAGAGCTGAAGCCCTCCATATGTGCGTGGAGCATTCTGAGCACACGCAGTACCCCTGCATGGTTCAAGGATGCTTATCCGTGGTGAAGTTGGAGAGCAGTATAGTGAGGCATTATAAACGTACCCATCAGATGAGTAGTGCCTATTTAGAGCAACAGATGGAAAATCTTGTCGTTTGTGTAAAATACGGTACCAAAATTAAGGAGGAGCCCCCTTCTGAAGCAGAGCCCTGTATAAAGACAGAAGAAGATAGGAGCTGTGAATCCGAGCTCACCAAGCACAGCCATTCCCCAGGGGACAGTAGCATACCTGTCCAGACCACCGATTCCCTTCATCTGGGTGAAAGGGATGGAGGTCCAAAAGGATGTACAGAAAGCAACCCAGTTTTTGATGCAGATACTCTGCTCTACAGAGGAACTTTGAAATGTAACCATAGTTCAGAAACCACTTCTTTGGAACAGTGTAATATAGTTCAGCCGCCTCCTtgtaaaatagaaaattccaTACCTAATCCTAACGGGACTGAAAGTGGGACTTATTTCACAAGTTTCCAGCTGCCTTTACCAAGGATCAAAG
Proteins encoded:
- the RLF gene encoding zinc finger protein Rlf, translating into MADGKGDAAAAAAAAGAGAEAPAGAGAGDGTETESMARGHSSTSPAPGASGLRPCLWQLETELREQEVSEVSSLNYCRSFCQTLLQYASNKNASEHIVYLLEVYRLAIQSFASARPYLTTECEDVLLVLGRLVLSCFELLLSVSESELPCEAWVLFLQSLQESHDALLEFGNNNLQILVHVTKEGVWKNPILLKILSQQPVETEEVNKLIAQEGPFFLQMRIKHLLKSNCIPQATALSKVCAESKEISNVSSFQQAYITCLCSILPNEDAIKEIAKVDCKEVLDIICNLESEGQDNTAFVLCTTYLTQQLQTASVYCSWELTLFWSKLQRRIDPSVDTFLERCRQFGVIAKTQQHLFCLIRVIQTEAQDAGLGVSILLCVRALQLRSSEDEEMKASVCKTIACLLPEDLEVRRACQLTEFLIEPSLDGFNMLEELYSQPDQKFDEENAPVPNSLRCELLLALKAHWPFDPEFWDWKTLKRHCHQLLGQEASDSDDDLSGYEMSINDTDVLESFLSDYEDGKEDKQYRRRDMTDQHKEKRDKKPIGSSERYQRWLQYKFFCLLCKRECIEARILHHSKMHMEDGIYTCPVCIKKFKRKEIFVPHVMEHVKMPPSRRDRSRKKLLLKSSQKGICPKSPSTTLEQSQSLNEAKGESHEYVTFSKLEDCHLQDRDLYPCPGTDCSRVFKQFKYLSVHLKAEHQNNDENAKHYLDMKNRREKCTYCRRHFMSAFHLREHEQVHCGPQPYMCVSIDCYARFGSVNELLNHKQKHDDLRYKCELNGCNIVFSDLGQLYHHEAQHFRDASYTCNFVGCKKFYYSKIEYQNHLSVHNVDNSNGDVKKSVKLEEPAASEKQDCIAQTHLLNQADKSHLPEDLLFCAGSASSQIETAENLKENSDSNSSDQLSHSSSASMNEELIDTLDHSETMQDILLSHEKVFVPSSLKEKCSSVAVCFDGTKFTCGFDGCGSTYKNAKGMQKHLRKVHPYHFKPKKIKTKDLFPCLGNEHNQTTEKFDAEPKPSSDTNSDSPDEGLDHNIHTKCKREHQGYSSEASICASKRPCTEDTMLELLLRLKHLSLKNSITHGSFSGSLQGYPSSGAKSLQAVSSISDLNFQNQDENMPSQYLAQLAAKPFFCELQGCKYEFVTREALLMHYLKKHNYSKEKVLQLTMFQHRYSPFQCHICQRSFTRKTHLRIHYKNKHQIGSDRVTQKLLDNEKCDHEGPCSVDRLKGDCSAELGPDPNSNSEKPHCHSKKDECSSETDLESSCEETESKTSDISSPISGHREEGEGREGRGSRRTVAKGNLCYILNKYHKPFHCIHKTCNSSFTNLKGLIRHYRTVHQYNKEQLCLEKDKARTKRELVKCKKIFACKYKECNKRFLCSKALAKHCSDSHNLDHIEEPKVLSEAESAARFSCNQPQCPAVFYTFSKLKHHLMEQHNIEGEIHSDYEIHCDLNGCGQIFTHRSNYSQHVYYRHKDYYDDLFRSQKVANERLLRSEKVCQTAHTQGHEHQTTRKSFNANKAKKCGLIKEKKAPISFKTRAEALHMCVEHSEHTQYPCMVQGCLSVVKLESSIVRHYKRTHQMSSAYLEQQMENLVVCVKYGTKIKEEPPSEAEPCIKTEEDRSCESELTKHSHSPGDSSIPVQTTDSLHLGERDGGPKGCTESNPVFDADTLLYRGTLKCNHSSETTSLEQCNIVQPPPCKIENSIPNPNGTESGTYFTSFQLPLPRIKDSETGQQSSGQENTVKNITHVPKENFRKHPQPRSFDLKTYKPMGFESSFLKFIQESEEKEDDFDDWEPSEHLTLNNSSQPSNDLTGSVMANNMVNDSDPQVDIPHSSSDSAIHENLTAIPPLIVAETTTVPSLENLRVVLDKALTDCGELALKQLHYLRPVVVLERSKFSTPILDLFPTKKTDELCVGSS